Part of the Palaeococcus ferrophilus DSM 13482 genome, GCCGACCACATTCACGGCCAGGCCGATTACGAAGAGTATCAATCCGGCCGCGAAGAGCGTCGAGGTCATGTACTCGTAGATGAAGGCGTTGCCGAACTGGTTGGCTATTAGCGAAGAGACTGTGTATCCCGGTGCGAAGAGGGCCGTTGTCAGGTTGAACGTGTTCCCTATCACGAGGGAAACGGCGACCGTCTCACCTACGGCTCTTCCGAAGGCGAGGATCGTTCCCGAAACTATAGCTGGCTTTATGTATCCGAGGAGGACTTTGGTCGCCTCGTACCTTGTTGCCCCGAGGGAGTAGATTGCCTCTTTATATGTGAAGGGCACCATGTTGTAGGCCTCCCTTATTATGGCTGATGCAAAGGGAGTGACCATTATCGCCAGGAGAACTCCAGCCGAGAGGTAGCTGTATCCGCCAACAGGCGGGTAGGAGAAGAGCGGAATGAAGGAGAGGTGATCGTAAAGGGGCTGCATAACCCAGTCTCTCAGGAAAGGGACGAGGAAGAACGCTCCCCATACCCCGTAGATTATCGTCGGGAGGCCGGCCATTATGTCGGAGAGGACTATGAATGCGTTCTTCAGCCTCTTGGGTGCGTAGTCAACGACGAATACCGAATAGGCCACCGATAGGGGCAGGGCTATGAGGATTGCTATGAGGGATGTGTAGACGCTTCCCCATATAGCTGCTACTATTCCATAGACCTCTTTGCTCGGCTCCTCGGCCGCTTTCCAGACGTTCTTCAGGTAGAGGTCAAGGCCGTACCTGTGGAGCGCCGGCAGGGCGTTGGTGAAGTAAACG contains:
- the pstC gene encoding phosphate ABC transporter permease subunit PstC; amino-acid sequence: MRKVESFKIATYPAVILVFLLFAGMLFVYFTNALPALHRYGLDLYLKNVWKAAEEPSKEVYGIVAAIWGSVYTSLIAILIALPLSVAYSVFVVDYAPKRLKNAFIVLSDIMAGLPTIIYGVWGAFFLVPFLRDWVMQPLYDHLSFIPLFSYPPVGGYSYLSAGVLLAIMVTPFASAIIREAYNMVPFTYKEAIYSLGATRYEATKVLLGYIKPAIVSGTILAFGRAVGETVAVSLVIGNTFNLTTALFAPGYTVSSLIANQFGNAFIYEYMTSTLFAAGLILFVIGLAVNVVGLKILKRWERCQHLTEKRRRRPFL